In a single window of the Gloeocapsa sp. PCC 73106 genome:
- a CDS encoding DUF4351 domain-containing protein, with product MERLGEALLDFQSLEDLVSWLS from the coding sequence GTGGAAAGATTGGGTGAAGCTTTGTTAGATTTTCAAAGTTTAGAGGATTTAGTTAGTTGGTTGAGTTAG